One window of the Halobacillus litoralis genome contains the following:
- a CDS encoding kinase, producing the protein MSNFWGSLPHLQKGERFIVGIDGLSRAGKTTIVKELGEQLCGRYDVHTFHIDDYIVSKSRRYHTGQEEWFEYYQLQWDVLWLRNHFFEILKMEREFNLHKYTASLDCCEWQNVTLPDTCVVLIEGIFLQREEWREFFDYVIYLDCPREKRFAREKEATRKKSAKFERRYWKAEDYYLQTIKPEQKADLVLQV; encoded by the coding sequence TTGAGCAACTTTTGGGGATCATTACCCCACCTTCAAAAGGGAGAAAGGTTCATAGTCGGAATAGATGGATTGAGCCGGGCAGGAAAAACGACAATAGTGAAAGAACTCGGGGAGCAGTTATGTGGAAGATATGATGTTCACACTTTTCATATCGATGATTATATCGTTAGTAAATCTAGACGTTATCATACTGGCCAGGAAGAGTGGTTTGAGTATTACCAGCTACAATGGGATGTGCTCTGGTTAAGAAACCATTTCTTTGAAATTTTGAAAATGGAAAGAGAATTTAACTTACATAAATACACAGCTTCGTTGGATTGCTGTGAATGGCAAAATGTTACGTTACCTGATACTTGTGTGGTTTTAATAGAAGGTATCTTTCTCCAACGTGAAGAATGGCGGGAATTTTTCGATTATGTCATATATTTAGACTGTCCTAGAGAAAAAAGATTTGCTCGGGAAAAGGAAGCAACACGAAAAAAGTCAGCGAAGTTTGAAAGAAGATATTGGAAAGCAGAAGATTATTACTTACAAACAATCAAGCCTGAGCAAAAGGCTGATTTAGTCCTTCAAGTATAA
- a CDS encoding ribonuclease H-like YkuK family protein, producing MNFSEVFSHIITFMKKEPIANYRLMVGTDSQVHPSNTLFITGIVIQRVGKGAWACFRKEIVHREMTTLHERISYETSLTEKVAALFTEEKKNELIEIVLPHIYKGATFTIEGHIDIGSGERNRTRVYVNEMVARIESLGMEPKIKPDSIVASSYANRYTK from the coding sequence ATGAATTTCTCTGAGGTGTTCTCCCATATCATCACCTTTATGAAAAAGGAACCAATCGCAAATTACCGTTTAATGGTCGGGACTGATTCTCAAGTTCATCCTTCTAATACACTATTTATTACAGGCATCGTTATCCAACGTGTCGGCAAAGGGGCGTGGGCGTGTTTTCGAAAAGAAATTGTCCATAGAGAAATGACGACTTTACATGAACGGATTTCTTATGAAACGTCATTGACTGAAAAAGTAGCTGCTTTATTTACAGAAGAGAAAAAAAACGAATTGATTGAAATCGTCCTCCCCCATATTTATAAAGGAGCGACCTTTACTATTGAAGGACATATCGACATTGGTTCTGGAGAACGAAATCGGACAAGGGTCTATGTGAATGAAATGGTTGCAAGAATTGAATCATTAGGAATGGAGCCGAAAATCAAACCTGATTCGATCGTCGCAAGCAGCTATGCCAATCGATACACAAAATGA
- a CDS encoding DUF4190 domain-containing protein, giving the protein MNNKAITSLTLGIMSIFIPIVGLIIGIFGLTYANQSFKEMNEVESEGKNFAIGGKVCSIIGICIQAGVIILIVTGFFLFSSFKSFVL; this is encoded by the coding sequence ATGAACAATAAAGCCATTACATCCCTAACTTTGGGCATTATGTCCATTTTTATTCCAATAGTGGGCCTGATCATCGGCATTTTCGGTCTCACCTATGCCAATCAATCTTTTAAGGAAATGAATGAGGTTGAATCAGAAGGAAAGAACTTTGCCATCGGAGGAAAAGTATGCAGTATCATAGGTATCTGTATCCAGGCAGGGGTCATTATATTGATTGTTACTGGATTTTTCTTATTTTCTTCTTTTAAGAGTTTTGTATTATGA
- the eutH gene encoding ethanolamine utilization protein EutH — MWFNDGILIVMCIFMMLGALDYYVLNHRLSLGWRFYEAFMMMGPLALSMVGIISLAPVLSRWLAPIISPLFHWFGADPSMFASMLLAIDMGAYPLASSLALEEKAAVFSWSLLGTMMGPTLVFTIPVALTIVKKKDRPFFAKGILAGLVTVPIGCLIGGWIAGYDWLWMLRNLTPAIILSVVIGAGLWLFTNMTIRLFSYFGKTIELIIITGLALIIIETLTGMVLLPGMAPLSEGVTIVGRITVTLAGAYPLVAFINQHGEKGLAKMSAKMGINTIAMTGLIASLAHHLPMLATMKDMDDRGKTVNAAFAVSGAFVFGSHFAFVAGVEKDMILSVIVGKLTAGVLAILLALLMTKSETADQQSTRSGMD; from the coding sequence GTGTGGTTCAATGATGGCATTTTAATTGTTATGTGCATATTCATGATGCTCGGGGCTTTGGATTACTACGTCCTTAATCATCGTTTATCTTTAGGATGGAGGTTCTATGAAGCCTTCATGATGATGGGTCCATTAGCCTTATCCATGGTCGGAATCATTTCCCTTGCTCCTGTACTTTCGAGATGGCTGGCGCCGATTATTTCTCCCCTTTTTCATTGGTTCGGTGCAGACCCTTCCATGTTCGCCTCCATGTTGCTGGCAATTGATATGGGAGCGTATCCTCTAGCAAGTTCGCTGGCATTGGAGGAAAAAGCGGCGGTATTTTCCTGGTCTTTGTTAGGGACGATGATGGGACCTACCCTCGTTTTCACCATTCCGGTAGCTTTGACGATTGTAAAAAAGAAAGATCGTCCTTTTTTTGCTAAGGGCATTCTAGCTGGCTTGGTAACCGTCCCGATTGGCTGTTTAATAGGAGGTTGGATCGCAGGTTATGATTGGCTATGGATGTTGCGCAATTTAACACCAGCCATCATTCTGTCTGTAGTGATCGGTGCTGGTTTATGGTTATTTACAAATATGACTATCCGCTTATTTTCTTATTTCGGAAAAACTATAGAACTGATCATCATCACCGGTTTAGCTCTGATTATTATTGAAACATTGACAGGAATGGTTCTTTTACCAGGGATGGCTCCTTTGTCAGAAGGAGTCACTATCGTCGGTCGGATAACTGTGACGTTAGCGGGGGCTTATCCATTAGTTGCTTTTATCAATCAACATGGAGAAAAAGGTTTAGCGAAAATGAGTGCGAAGATGGGCATAAACACTATAGCAATGACGGGGCTGATCGCTTCTTTAGCTCATCATCTGCCAATGCTGGCGACGATGAAGGACATGGATGACAGAGGGAAGACAGTGAATGCGGCTTTTGCGGTAAGCGGTGCTTTTGTGTTTGGCAGTCATTTCGCATTCGTAGCAGGTGTTGAAAAAGATATGATATTATCCGTAATCGTCGGTAAATTGACAGCTGGAGTATTAGCGATACTATTGGCTCTTTTAATGACTAAAAGTGAAACTGCTGACCAACAATCGACTCGCTCCGGAATGGACTGA
- the msrA gene encoding peptide-methionine (S)-S-oxide reductase MsrA, whose product MATAIFGAGCFWGVEAFFEKFEGVTMTKVGYIGGKLEHPSYEQVKAGGTGHAEAVKIDYDPTVITYAELVNIFFEAHDPTSRNRQGIDIGHQYRSVIFYSEASQKYIADEKIKEWEEKGVFKRRIVTTVEKATTFYEAEEHHQKYLQKNGSVACGIG is encoded by the coding sequence ATGGCAACAGCTATTTTCGGTGCAGGATGTTTTTGGGGTGTAGAAGCTTTCTTTGAAAAATTCGAAGGAGTCACAATGACTAAAGTCGGCTATATAGGCGGCAAATTAGAACACCCTTCTTATGAGCAGGTAAAAGCAGGCGGTACAGGACATGCAGAAGCGGTGAAAATCGATTATGATCCAACAGTGATCACTTACGCAGAACTGGTGAATATCTTTTTTGAAGCTCATGATCCGACCTCTCGTAATAGACAGGGGATTGATATAGGTCACCAATATCGTTCAGTTATTTTCTATTCTGAAGCAAGTCAAAAGTATATTGCGGATGAAAAGATTAAAGAGTGGGAAGAAAAAGGAGTCTTCAAACGTCGGATTGTCACAACAGTCGAGAAAGCGACGACTTTCTATGAGGCAGAAGAACACCATCAGAAATATTTACAAAAAAACGGTTCCGTCGCTTGTGGAATTGGCTGA
- a CDS encoding AIM24 family protein, producing the protein MSNYSINEFIRQTKQDDTENDYFELETPRILEVNLLDQVWAKAGSMISYNGGIKFEREGILEHGVGRLFKKAVTGEGSSLMKATGRGRLYLADQGKKITIFDLDNEAITVNGNDLLAFEPSIEWDIKLMKKVAGMVSGGLFNVTLKGSGRVAITSHYEPLTLLVRPGQPVITDPHATVAWSGHLEPDFKTDISFKTFIGRGSGESIQMEFEGDGFVIVQPFEEVHTTGSQ; encoded by the coding sequence ATGAGTAATTATTCGATTAATGAGTTCATAAGGCAGACAAAACAGGATGATACAGAAAATGATTATTTCGAGTTAGAAACTCCAAGGATTTTAGAAGTCAATTTACTTGATCAGGTTTGGGCTAAAGCAGGATCGATGATTTCTTATAATGGGGGGATCAAATTCGAACGTGAAGGGATATTAGAACATGGAGTCGGTCGCCTTTTCAAAAAGGCAGTGACAGGGGAAGGCAGTTCGTTGATGAAAGCTACCGGACGCGGACGACTTTACCTTGCCGATCAAGGAAAGAAAATAACGATTTTCGATTTAGACAATGAAGCAATTACGGTCAATGGAAATGATTTACTTGCTTTTGAGCCAAGTATTGAATGGGATATCAAATTGATGAAAAAAGTTGCCGGGATGGTTTCAGGAGGATTATTCAATGTGACCTTGAAGGGCAGTGGCCGTGTGGCGATCACTTCCCATTATGAACCATTGACTTTACTTGTACGACCTGGCCAACCTGTCATCACAGACCCGCACGCAACGGTTGCTTGGTCCGGTCACCTTGAACCTGATTTCAAGACGGATATCAGTTTCAAAACGTTTATCGGGCGGGGAAGTGGTGAATCGATCCAAATGGAGTTTGAAGGGGACGGTTTTGTGATTGTCCAGCCGTTTGAGGAGGTTCATACCACAGGAAGTCAGTGA
- a CDS encoding DinB family protein, whose translation MYGLDEKRNQVLDFVNEVPEEQAHLTPGEDQWSILEVLEHLYLMEQLVVYQINQAIKQGDDHQASEKPLHRTTDRDYKVEAPASVRPKGEFMNLDDAKEGLKKTRESTLSLVNNIEKETLKNRAFPHPAFGDLSLEQWIEFIGWHELRHLEQMKEVRAALNH comes from the coding sequence ATGTATGGCTTAGACGAAAAAAGAAATCAAGTGTTAGACTTTGTAAATGAAGTCCCTGAAGAACAAGCCCATCTTACACCTGGCGAAGATCAGTGGTCCATTTTAGAAGTACTTGAACATCTTTATTTGATGGAACAACTTGTCGTTTATCAAATTAACCAAGCCATCAAACAAGGTGACGACCACCAGGCTTCCGAAAAACCTCTCCATCGTACAACGGACCGGGACTATAAAGTGGAAGCTCCCGCTTCGGTGCGGCCAAAAGGAGAATTCATGAACCTTGATGATGCCAAGGAAGGGTTGAAAAAGACCCGGGAGTCCACTCTATCCCTCGTTAATAATATAGAGAAGGAAACCTTGAAAAATCGTGCTTTTCCTCACCCGGCATTCGGTGATCTGAGTTTGGAACAATGGATTGAATTCATTGGATGGCATGAATTACGCCACTTGGAACAAATGAAAGAAGTGAGAGCGGCACTCAATCATTAA
- a CDS encoding Na+/H+ antiporter NhaC family protein, with translation MADQEKDQVIDEALGEKSIQRLEFRGGVFAATIPLVFFIIWAIVLSITELVTEQALVLGMVIGIALGLFFCKSKWADYAQSLISGMAQPVGVVAIIAWFWAGMFANMLSAGGLVDGLIWFGFQSGLEGGAFVGITFLLAGLFATAVGTGYGTVATFGVLMYPAGVILGADPVILLAAILSGAVFGDNLAPVSDTTIVSATTQEADVPGVVRSRFKYSIAAAIPALILFVILGGGGDAGSQQVVNQLQNEVSPSGLLMLVPFILVLYLALSGQHLLTSLSWGILASVVFIFLSGRPLTEVLHIYKNDAGEAVVEGALINGIGGYFNMAILILFILAAAYLLEVAGTMDVIKNFFLRIINNVVRRAELSIFGIVAFLNMFITINTAAEIAAAPFVRKLGTELNIHAYRRANFLDTVTSSLGYIFPWSGGVLLAWATVQGAAEQYDFLPVVGPAEVFPFVFQGWGLLIVMFIAAWTGWGLRYSGKNGEEIKPKDYKAQE, from the coding sequence GTGGCAGATCAAGAAAAAGATCAAGTTATCGATGAAGCATTAGGAGAAAAATCCATTCAACGATTAGAGTTTCGGGGAGGCGTATTTGCCGCCACCATCCCTTTAGTGTTTTTCATTATATGGGCGATTGTGTTAAGTATCACTGAACTCGTGACTGAACAAGCACTTGTATTGGGAATGGTCATTGGTATCGCACTAGGACTATTTTTTTGTAAATCTAAATGGGCGGATTACGCTCAAAGTCTGATTTCAGGAATGGCGCAGCCGGTCGGGGTCGTAGCGATTATTGCCTGGTTTTGGGCTGGGATGTTCGCCAATATGCTTTCTGCAGGTGGATTAGTGGACGGACTGATATGGTTCGGATTCCAGTCTGGCCTTGAAGGCGGAGCTTTCGTCGGAATCACTTTTCTTTTGGCCGGTTTATTTGCGACTGCCGTCGGTACTGGTTACGGTACGGTTGCAACGTTCGGTGTACTTATGTATCCAGCAGGGGTCATATTAGGTGCAGACCCTGTTATTTTGTTAGCAGCTATTTTGAGTGGTGCGGTATTCGGTGATAACCTGGCACCTGTCTCGGACACGACCATTGTTTCCGCCACAACCCAGGAAGCGGATGTTCCTGGAGTCGTTCGTTCAAGGTTCAAATATTCTATAGCAGCAGCTATCCCAGCACTTATATTATTTGTTATTTTAGGTGGAGGTGGCGACGCTGGAAGCCAGCAAGTCGTCAATCAATTACAAAATGAAGTTTCACCAAGTGGATTGCTCATGTTGGTGCCATTCATTTTGGTGCTTTATTTAGCACTGAGTGGCCAACACTTATTGACCTCTCTTTCATGGGGCATACTAGCATCCGTGGTATTCATATTCCTGAGTGGAAGACCATTGACTGAAGTGCTTCATATTTATAAAAACGACGCTGGTGAAGCAGTTGTTGAAGGTGCTTTGATTAATGGAATCGGTGGATATTTCAATATGGCGATATTGATCTTGTTCATCTTAGCGGCGGCTTATTTATTGGAAGTGGCTGGAACGATGGACGTTATCAAGAACTTTTTCCTTCGAATTATCAATAATGTAGTCCGTCGGGCTGAGTTGTCAATTTTCGGAATCGTTGCTTTCTTGAATATGTTTATTACAATCAATACGGCGGCAGAAATAGCTGCGGCGCCATTCGTAAGGAAGTTAGGGACGGAATTGAATATTCATGCATACCGCCGGGCGAACTTCTTGGATACTGTCACATCCTCTCTCGGTTATATTTTCCCTTGGAGTGGTGGAGTCCTCCTCGCCTGGGCAACAGTTCAAGGTGCAGCAGAGCAATATGATTTCCTTCCTGTGGTCGGTCCTGCAGAAGTCTTCCCATTCGTTTTTCAGGGCTGGGGACTATTGATTGTCATGTTCATCGCTGCCTGGACAGGCTGGGGGCTTCGTTATTCTGGCAAGAATGGAGAAGAAATCAAACCGAAGGATTATAAAGCTCAAGAATAA
- a CDS encoding PadR family transcriptional regulator: MTRLSQSLITEMRRGYLTLAVLSQLSSPQYGYSLVQRLESSGIVIDQSTLYPLLRRLEKQTLVTSTWNTTESRPRKYYVLSTYGEKVFKELKEEWKKTTSELNNLLQGEEEYESH, from the coding sequence ATGACCAGGCTATCTCAATCATTGATTACAGAAATGAGGAGAGGGTATCTGACTTTAGCCGTTCTCAGTCAGCTCTCTTCTCCCCAATACGGTTACTCTTTAGTCCAAAGACTAGAATCCTCAGGTATCGTTATTGATCAAAGCACCCTTTATCCGCTTCTCCGTCGTTTAGAAAAACAAACACTTGTAACTAGTACATGGAATACGACCGAAAGCCGACCTCGAAAATACTATGTGCTCAGCACTTATGGAGAAAAAGTGTTTAAAGAACTGAAAGAGGAGTGGAAAAAGACGACTTCTGAACTAAACAACCTACTGCAAGGAGAGGAAGAATATGAATCTCATTGA
- a CDS encoding HAAS signaling domain-containing protein has product MNLIDLYIHEVTRRLPEKNRDDIEMELRSTILDMLPEENHTEEEIKKVLETLGDPALLASRYNDRPSYLIGPGLYNKYLSILKMAMPIILFIILLVTAIEEIFIYSGDTGLFSIFAGLLAELSGSAINAGIHVFFWITIVFILIERFAPRKEEHQNIFNRKWTPEQLKERPIIHEKREIKRWEVLLGLLWTAIWASLYFNTPKLIAIYENSNNGLQFAASIINEDILLAYWGIVSLSVVLEIGIAVYKWRVRQWTKRLAWINAFTNAVFFIFAWIIITDSRLFNNSAIRIIGDNLDMESTEVLIWLGVSVLIGIAIACMIDSYEGFKKAYKGIKKNQQSEGKLND; this is encoded by the coding sequence ATGAATCTCATTGATTTGTATATCCATGAAGTGACCCGCCGTCTCCCTGAAAAAAACAGGGATGACATAGAAATGGAGCTCCGATCGACGATCTTAGATATGTTGCCAGAGGAGAACCATACAGAGGAAGAGATAAAAAAAGTTTTAGAAACACTCGGTGACCCGGCACTGCTTGCAAGTCGATACAATGATCGCCCTTCCTATTTGATCGGGCCGGGTTTATATAACAAATATTTGTCGATATTAAAAATGGCAATGCCTATCATTCTCTTCATCATTCTTTTAGTGACGGCAATTGAAGAGATTTTCATTTATTCAGGTGATACTGGATTGTTTTCCATTTTCGCAGGATTACTCGCTGAATTATCGGGATCTGCCATCAATGCAGGGATCCACGTATTTTTCTGGATTACCATTGTGTTCATTTTGATAGAACGGTTCGCTCCCCGGAAGGAAGAGCATCAAAATATTTTCAATAGAAAATGGACACCGGAACAGTTGAAAGAACGTCCTATCATCCACGAGAAACGTGAAATAAAAAGATGGGAGGTTCTTCTAGGATTATTATGGACGGCTATATGGGCATCATTGTATTTTAATACCCCCAAGTTGATTGCCATTTATGAGAATTCGAATAATGGCTTACAATTTGCTGCCTCTATTATCAATGAAGACATCTTGCTTGCCTATTGGGGTATTGTCAGCCTGTCCGTTGTACTGGAAATCGGTATAGCTGTTTATAAATGGCGGGTACGACAATGGACGAAACGCCTTGCATGGATCAATGCATTTACCAATGCAGTCTTTTTTATTTTCGCTTGGATCATAATCACCGATTCCAGACTATTCAACAATAGTGCCATCAGGATAATAGGAGATAATTTAGATATGGAAAGCACGGAGGTTCTAATTTGGTTAGGGGTCAGTGTGCTGATTGGTATAGCCATCGCCTGCATGATCGATTCCTATGAAGGATTCAAAAAAGCTTATAAAGGGATCAAAAAGAACCAGCAGTCAGAGGGAAAGCTGAATGATTGA
- a CDS encoding GNAT family N-acetyltransferase, with the protein MIELKPFTADDYDQLIQWVDSPAFLMQWAGPTFHYPLNKEQLKDYSQTSDRISFKVIHKNSGETTGHISIGRIDPEQRKARIGKIMVPSSKRGRGIGTEIMKKMLAFAFNELSLKEVTLGVFDFNTAGICCYEKVGFKKKSLLRNHRKVGNEYWNLLEMSMTKMEWEKKKQG; encoded by the coding sequence ATGATTGAATTAAAACCATTCACGGCGGATGATTATGACCAGTTGATTCAATGGGTGGACTCCCCTGCCTTTCTGATGCAATGGGCCGGTCCCACCTTCCATTATCCTTTGAATAAAGAACAGTTGAAGGATTATTCGCAAACCAGTGATCGCATCTCATTTAAAGTTATTCACAAGAATAGCGGGGAAACCACAGGGCATATTTCAATAGGACGCATCGATCCCGAACAAAGGAAAGCTCGCATTGGGAAAATCATGGTTCCTTCTTCGAAACGCGGACGTGGTATCGGCACAGAAATAATGAAGAAGATGTTAGCATTCGCGTTCAATGAATTATCCTTGAAAGAAGTTACACTGGGAGTATTCGATTTTAATACAGCAGGCATTTGTTGTTATGAAAAAGTTGGTTTCAAAAAGAAAAGCCTCCTGAGAAACCATCGAAAAGTCGGAAATGAATATTGGAACCTTCTTGAAATGAGTATGACCAAAATGGAGTGGGAAAAAAAGAAGCAGGGGTGA